One part of the Lycorma delicatula isolate Av1 chromosome 7, ASM4794821v1, whole genome shotgun sequence genome encodes these proteins:
- the LOC142327672 gene encoding uncharacterized protein LOC142327672: MSSSELEQVCRYFISKDIKMSPSNEWLKACITWFKSEKDSCTIHDIQEYAYSQLLLADLNSVAQECLPNIVSEAHTTTLQGKYFLQVNYFMDVGQPAYVQHQKLLKQSLINLQVTEEKEEKWEPAPNRMLKMEMTDGIHVVYGMEYTPIKKLNITMFPGIKVIVKGPVECRSGVIMLQEKNIDVCGGEVDSLYKVNHFHRIIARMLKLDENSIPICDDNDDYDSAIIIEHPADQGMSEQNFPSKLVTGTLPSTTATSSEIASKIRDNNSGMNDDFFADSDIFVNLPVEDIVETNTSNKKRLIEVDAEVVAFRSKLLIKDDNWYIIVRIKSSEGSMKACFDPDLLDRLIGFSPTELTSKHSEIAVNPAIREKLSKLLQRGQQTIKDLKCHMTLVQESDSELPVIIRISDDNAFYDSTLS; the protein is encoded by the coding sequence ATGTCTTCCTCAGAACTTGAACAAGTGTgcagatattttatttctaaagatattaaaatgtCACCCAGCAATGAGTGGCTGAAAGCTTGTATTACATGGTTTAAGTCTGAAAAAGATTCATGTACCATACATGACATACAGGAATATGCATATAGTCAGTTACTCCTTGCCGACCTTAATTCTGTTGCCCAAGAATGTTTACCAAACATTGTTTCTGAAGCTCATACAACTACAttacaaggaaaatattttcttcaggTGAATTATTTTATGGATGTTGGTCAGCCTGCATATGTTCAGcatcaaaaattactaaaacagtCATTAATAAACCTTCAAGTTActgaagaaaaagaagagaaatggGAACCAGCGCCAAATAGAATGCTTAAAATGGAAATGACTGATGGTATACATGTTGTTTATGGTATGGAATATACtcctattaaaaaattgaatataactaTGTTTCCtggtataaaagtaattgtaaaaggTCCTGTTGAATGTAGAAGTGGTGTGATTATGCTTCAAGAGAAAAATATTGATGTGTGTGGTGGTGAAGTAGATTCTTTATATAAAGTGAATCATTTTCATCGTATTATTGCAAGGATgttaaaattagatgaaaattcAATACCAATCTGTGATGACAATGACGATTACGATTCTGCAATAATAATTGAACACCCTGCAGATCAAGGAATGTCAGAACAAAATTTTCCTTCCAAATTGGTTACTGGAACATTACCTTCAACTACTGCTACTTCTTCCGAGATTGCATCAAAAATAAGAGATAACAATTCTGGAATGAATGATGATTTTTTTGCTGactctgatatttttgtaaatcttccTGTTGAAGATATAGTTGAAactaatacaagtaataaaaagcGATTAATTGAAGTAGATGCTGAAGTTGTTGCATTTAgatctaaattattaataaaggatGATAACTGGTATATAATAGTTCGTATAAAAAGCAGTGAGGGTTCAATGAAAGCTTGTTTTGATCCTGATTTATTAGATAGATTAATTGGTTTTAGTCCAACAGAACTTACTTCAAAACATAGTGAAATTGCTGTTAATCCCGCAATAAGGGAAAAACTGAGCAAATTGTTACAAAGAGGACAACAAACAATAAAAGATCTAAAATGCCATATGACTCTAGTTCAAGAAAGTGATAGTGAATTACCCGTAATTATTAGGATAAGTGATGATAATGCTTTTTATGATTCTACATTATCGTAG